The following coding sequences are from one Arthrobacter crystallopoietes window:
- a CDS encoding MerR family transcriptional regulator — MSEDGVAPFVRLPSVLVRLLSCLVQRTLYDRLKHSSFRRTFLAAGQEERTITTGIDQDQAGNEEQAAEAPILKIGHVASILGVPTARIRLWEHERLINPLRTDSGQRRYSPRDLERLQTIRDLLDTKAMTLTGVREALSEEVVPPSSMEPSPAPADPVGARAKALRLQQGMSLRDLAKLSGISPSALGAFERGLNKPNTGRISKIAHALGTTVPELLGTAPPESGTVVRAAERPSLPLNDEGVTIELLYRSATALQPQSIVVQPGCGIREAITHTGEDFLVVMTGEINLVLDTIEVHHLGPGDSATFPSTRPHSFHNPGTVPAHLIWVNTPATF, encoded by the coding sequence ATGTCAGAGGACGGCGTCGCACCGTTTGTGCGGCTTCCTTCAGTGCTTGTGCGGCTTCTTTCATGTCTGGTGCAGCGAACACTATATGATCGATTGAAACACTCATCTTTCAGGAGAACTTTTCTGGCAGCGGGGCAGGAGGAGAGAACCATCACGACCGGCATCGACCAGGACCAGGCCGGGAATGAAGAACAGGCCGCTGAAGCGCCCATTCTCAAGATCGGGCATGTCGCAAGCATCCTCGGGGTGCCGACGGCACGCATCCGCTTGTGGGAACACGAGCGGCTCATTAACCCTTTGCGCACAGACAGTGGCCAGCGGCGATACTCGCCGCGGGATCTCGAGCGCCTTCAGACGATCCGGGACCTTCTCGACACCAAGGCTATGACCCTCACCGGCGTGCGAGAGGCACTCAGCGAAGAGGTCGTACCGCCAAGCTCCATGGAACCGTCTCCGGCTCCCGCCGATCCGGTCGGCGCCCGGGCGAAGGCCTTGCGCCTCCAGCAGGGCATGAGCCTTCGGGACCTTGCCAAATTGAGTGGAATCAGTCCTTCAGCTCTGGGAGCATTCGAGCGCGGACTGAACAAACCGAACACCGGTCGGATCTCGAAAATCGCCCATGCGCTCGGAACAACGGTTCCGGAACTTCTCGGCACCGCGCCACCGGAAAGCGGGACAGTCGTCCGGGCCGCGGAACGTCCATCATTACCGCTAAACGACGAGGGCGTCACCATCGAGTTGCTGTACCGATCTGCGACCGCCCTGCAGCCGCAGTCGATCGTGGTCCAACCCGGATGCGGAATACGTGAAGCGATCACTCACACGGGAGAAGATTTCCTAGTGGTCATGACCGGGGAAATCAATCTCGTTCTCGACACGATCGAGGTGCACCACCTTGGACCGGGGGACTCCGCGACATTCCCGAGCACGCGGCCGCACAGTTTTCACAACCCGGGAACAGTACCTGCCCACCTCATCTGGGTGAACACGCCAGCGACATTCTGA